One region of Citrus sinensis cultivar Valencia sweet orange chromosome 6, DVS_A1.0, whole genome shotgun sequence genomic DNA includes:
- the LOC107177379 gene encoding protein NIM1-INTERACTING 3: MENINNKGNIIDRKNKRKLQNEELQEQENEEEKVEQFFALIRNTKEMHDRLRNSEGLKEEKEKEMEQEIKAAKVSAAWNPTFQPEDFTEGDINNINASKNFFGENQQVGSSSKIQENEEEKEKAEARKEANNELDLKLSL, translated from the coding sequence ATGGAGAATATCAACAACAAGGGCAATATTATTGACAGAAAGAACAAGAGGAAGCTGCAAAACGAAGAACTACAggaacaagaaaatgaagaagagaagGTTGAGCAATTCTTTGCTTTGATCAGAAACACAAAAGAAATGCATGATCGTTTAAGGAATAGCGAAGGGttaaaagaagagaaagagaaagaaatggaGCAAGAAATAAAAGCAGCTAAGGTTTCAGCAGCATGGAATCCAACTTTTCAACCAGAAGATTTCACGGAAGGtgatatcaataatattaatgctAGCAAGAATTTTTTTGGTGAAAATCAGCAAGTAGGATCTTCCTCTAAAatccaagaaaatgaagaagaaaaagaaaaagcagaaGCTAGGAAGGAAGCTAATAACGAGTTAGACTTGAAGCTTTCACTGTAA
- the LOC102608726 gene encoding pentatricopeptide repeat-containing protein At1g56690, mitochondrial has translation MQFLLNPYRKYCTRIAFSANSQISRFARSGKIENARKVFDELRDKNVVSWNSIIAGYFQNKQPIKGHQLFDKMPQRNIISWNNLVSGYVKCGMVSEARKVFDEMPERNVVSWTAMVRGYVEEGMITEAETLFWQMPEKNVVSWTVMLGGFIRDSRIDDARRLFDMMPEKDVVAQTNMVLGYCQDGRVDEGREIFDEMPKKNVISWTTMISGYVNNNRIDVARKLFEVMPEKNEVSWTAMLMGYTQCGRIQDAWELFKAMPMKSVVASNSMILGLGQNGEVQKARVVFDQMREKDDATWSGMIKVYERKGYELEVIDLFTLMQKEGVRVNFPSLISVLSVCASLASLDHGRQVHSQLVRCQFDVDVYVASVLITMYIKCGELVKGKLIFDNFASKDIVMWNSIISGYAQYGLGEKSLKVFHEMFSSGVMPDDVTLVGVLSACSYTGKVKEGREIFESMKSKYLVEPKTEHYACMVDLLGRTGQVEDAMKLIEAMPFEPDAIIWGSLLGACRTHMKLDLAEVAAKKLLQLEPKNAGPYILLSNIYASQGRFHDVAELRKNMRKRNVIKPPGCSWIEVEKKVHMFTGRDCVSHPEHPMIMRMLEKIGGLLREAGYCPDSSFVLHDVDEEEKVHSLRYHSEKLAVAYGLVKLPEGVPIRVMKNLRVCGDCHSAIKLISKVMGREIILRDANRFHHFKDGLCSCRDYW, from the coding sequence atgcAGTTTTTATTAAACCCATATAGAAAATATTGTACTAGGATTGCATTCTCTGCTAATTCTCAAATTTCTCGATTTGCCCGATCAGGCAAAATCGAGAATGCCCGCAAAGTGTTTGATGAATTGCGTGATAAGAATGTTGTTTCCTGGAACTCAATCATTGCTGGTTACTTCCAAAACAAGCAACCCATTAAAGGTCATCAACTGTTCGATAAAATGCCTCAGAGAAATATTATTTCATGGAATAATTTAGTTTCTGGGTATGTGAAATGTGGCATGGTTAGCGAAGCTAGGAAAGTGTTCGATGAAATGCCTGAGAGGAATGTTGTTTCATGGACGGCGATGGTTCGTGGTTATGTTGAAGAGGGCATGATTACAGAGGCCGAAACATTGTTTTGGCAAATGCCTGAGAAGAATGTGGTTTCTTGGACTGTGATGTTAGGTGGATTTATTCGAGATTCTCGGATTGATGACGCAAGGAGATTGTTTGATATGATGCCGGAGAAAGACGTTGTTGCTCAGACTAATATGGTACTTGGGTATTGTCAAGACGGACGTGTAGATGAAGGTAGAGAAATTTTTGATGAGATGCCAAAGAAGAATGTGATTTCTTGGACAACAATGATTAGTGGGTATGTGAATAATAATAGGATAGATGTTGCTAGGAAGCTTTTTGAAGTGATGCCGGAGAAAAATGAAGTGTCTTGGACAGCTATGTTAATGGGATATACACAATGTGGAAGGATACAAGATGCTTGGGAACTTTTTAAGGCAATGCCAATGAAATCAGTTGTTGCTAGTAATTCGATGATTCTTGGATTAGGACAGAATGGAGAGGTGCAGAAAGCAAGGGTGGTCTTTGATCAAATGAGGGAGAAGGACGATGCAACATGGAGTGGAATGATTAAGGTTTATGAGAGGAAAGGATATGAATTGGAAGTTATAGATTTGTTTACTCTGATGCAGAAGGAGGGAGTTAGGGTGAATTTCCCATCTTTGATTAGTGTTCTTTCTGTTTGTGCTAGTCTAGCGAGTCTTGATCATGGTAGACAGGTTCATTCTCAACTGGTGAGATGCCAGTTTGATGTTGATGTGTATGTTGCCTCAGTTTTGATCACAATGTACATAAAATGTGGTGAACTTGTGAAAGGAAAGCTAATCTTTGACAATTTTGCTTCCAAGGATATTGTGATGTGGAATTCTATTATCAGTGGTTATGCCCAGTACGGTTTGGGAGAGAAATCTTTAAAAGTCTTCCATGAGATGTTCTCTTCAGGTGTCATGCCAGATGACGTTACCCTTGTTGGAGTTCTTTCAGCTTGTAGCTACACTGGGAAAGTTAAAGAAGGGCGTGAAATTTTTGAGTCAATGAAGTCCAAATATCTAGTGGAACCAAAAACTGAACATTATGCCTGCATGGTTGATTTGCTTGGCCGAACAGGTCAAGTTGAAGATGCAATGAAGTTAATTGAAGCCATGCCATTTGAACCAGATGCAATTATTTGGGGCTCTTTATTAGGTGCATGCCGAACCCACATGAAGTTGGATTTAGCTGAAGTCGCTGCCAAGAAACTTCTGCAGCTTGAGCCCAAAAATGCTGGGCCTTACATCTTgctatcaaatatttatgcaTCTCAAGGTAGATTTCATGATGTTGCCGAGCTGAGAAAAAACATGAGGAAAAGGAATGTGATAAAGCCGCCCGGTTGTAGCTGGATTGAAGTGGAGAAAAAAGTACATATGTTCACTGGCAGGGATTGTGTGAGCCATCCCGAGCATCCAATGATTATGAGAATGTTGGAGAAGATAGGTGGGTTGTTGAGAGAAGCTGGGTATTGTCCAGATAGCAGCTTTGTGCTGCATGACGTGGATGAGGAAGAAAAGGTGCATAGTTTGCGGTATCACAGTGAGAAACTGGCTGTGGCATATGGCCTTGTGAAGCTGCCTGAAGGGGTGCCCATTCGTGTCATGAAAAATCTTAGGGTTTGTGGAGATTGCCATTctgcaattaaattaatatcaaaagTTATGGGCAGGGAAATCATTTTGAGGGATGCTAATAGATTCCATCATTTCAAAGATGGGTTGTGTTCTTGCAGAGACTATTGGTGA